The nucleotide sequence GGTACAAGCCGAAATACCAATACCCTGCTGACCACGGCTACATCGCCCGCGGCCAAATTTAGAGGATGCGAGATATTCGCCAAACACCATCACAAGGTCTTCGGCTTCAAGCCCAGGGCCATTATCTTCAATACGAATTTTAATTTTTTCAGAATTTTTTGCTGTCCCTTCGCCTAAACGTTCAATAATTACAGCTATTTCAGGCAAAATACCGGCGTCTTCACAAGCATCAAGCGAGTTATCGACGGCTTCTTTAATGGTGGTTAAAACCGCCTTGGTATAGGACGAAAAGCCTACTTGCTGGAGATTTTTAGCAAAATATTCAGCACTGGAGGCCGATGTAATTGTCTTTTGAGCCATAAAAAGTATAGAGGTGCCCTAAAACAGCTTTCTTGTCAACCCATCATGCGCGAGGCATCTTTTTTGAGTTCCACAATCACGTCAAAAAGCGGTATGTTTTTAGGACAGGCTTTTTGACAATTGCCCACATTATCACAGTCGTATAACCCACCCTTATCCAATAATTTTTCAAGCCTGGCGCTCTTTAAAAAATCGCCCACAGGGTGCTGACTAAGATTGGAAACACTGGCAATAGCCATTGCCCCTACAAAAGCCGAGCGTTCGTTAAAACGGGGACAAACTTCTAAACAGGCCATACAACGGATACACGTTGATAATGTATCCGAACGAGACGCCTCTTCTTCCCCATAAATAGGAGCTTCACCCACATCATAAGTACCATCAAAAGCAAGCCAGGCTTTTAGCTCTTTTAGCGGCTTAATCGCCGACAATTTTTGAACCACCAAATCACGTTCTACCTTAAATTTTTTAAGAGGTTCTATGGATATAGGTTGCGATAATTCATCTACTTTAACCGAACATGCGTTTTGTACACGCCCGTTAATAACCATGGTACATAACCCGCAGGCTTCTTGATGACAGGACGACGAAAAAACAACGGGAGCTACTTCTTCACCACGGGCATTAAGAGGTTTTTGTTCAATACTTTTTAAAACAGAAATTACCGACATCCCGGGTTTGTGGGAAATTTTAAAATCTTCCCAATACGAGTCGGCCTCGGGAGTATCCTGCCTTTTAATTTTAATAAAAAGTTTTGGCATTTTAACAATAAGCTCTATGTGGCGGTGTTATTACCGACTGATCAATATCTTTAAATTCCACTACAGGCCCCATGCTATTGTAAGTAATGCTTGAAGCCTTTAAAAATAAAGCATCATCACGCAACGGATAATCGGTGCGATAATGACATCCGCGCGACTCTTTTCGGGCTTTAGAGGCCGCCACTACTGCCTGCGCCAACTCTAAAGCACCCCAAAGCCTGCGTGCAAATAAGAGTTCTTCGTTCAAAAAACGCCCAGTATCGGCAAGTTTAATACGTTCAAAACGCTTTTTTAACTCTAAAATTTTGTCGGCCGCTTTTGTTAAGCCTGCTTCATCTTTTACCACAGTTGCCTGATCACTCATCCAATGTTTTAATTCTTCAAATAATAAACGTGGTTTTTCCTGCCCGGCCAAATCGAGCATGGTGCGGTTAGCCTCGTGTTGTCGTTTGAGTTCATCGTCAAAAACCGATTCGGGAACACTATCGGCACCTCTATTTAAACCAGAGGCATATAAAAGTGCATGCGTTGCAGCCCAATAACCCGAATACAAACTGGTAAGATAAACCATATTATCGGGCTGGTAAGCCCCCTTGTACCTATGCCCTGCATCACCGCAAGCAAATAAACCGGAAATATTGGTCATATGATAATTATCGGTTTCAAGACCGCCTAAAGTGCTAGTAACAGCGGATGATACAGGCACAGGAGAGTGCGCAATATCGTGCGACGTAAATTTTTTAACCTGTTCACGCAAATTTTTAAGACGGCCTTCAAAGAGCTCGCGCGGACGATGTGATAAATCAAAATACACCAAAGGATATTCACCGGTAAGCTTGGCCTTATCACGATATTTATCAAACAAAAAACGATGAACAGCGTCACTTGTTACCCAATTGCGATATTTTGGAAAGTTTTCCTCTAAAAAATACCAACGCTTTCCACCTGTTTCTATAAAAAAACGCCCGCCTTCAGATAACGCATACGGGGCCACATTTAAGGAGCCATCTAAAGTATGCAACGCCCCCATCTGGCTTTGTACAAATTCCATATTAGCGAGTCGGGCTCCTTGCTGATACAAAACCGATACGGCAAGTCCCGTGGCCACTTGCGGATGCGTGTTGTTAAGAAAAATTTGTCCAAAACCTCCGGTAGCAGCAACAACAATATCGGCCTTAATATATTCTAAATCCATATTAAGCTTATTCATTACCGTTAAACCACATACCGATTCTTCAGCCGATCGAATGAGAGAAACAAATTCCAAATTATCCCGACGTGTTACCAAACCTTTTTCCTCAAAAGAGCGCACCACCTGATCGAGAGCATAAAGTAAACGCCGCCCAGTGTGAAAACCCGCATATAAAGTGCGATATACACGAGCTCCTTCGGCAGGCCTAAAATCTAATCGGTTTTCCTGAGTGGTAGAAAAAGCTATCCCTAAACGCGTAAGAAGCCGATAGATACGACCCGACCAATCGGTTAAATTTTTAAGACTATTTTGATCGGCCAAACCATCGGCAGCTGTTATTATGTCCTTTAAAAAAAGCGCATCACTATCACCCGCTTCACGCGGGTTTTGGGGCAAAGCCAGCCCGTGGCACAACGACGAACTATGTGCAGCATACGAGGGCAATGCCGACACAAGAGTGACGGGAATCCCAGATTCAGCAAATTTAATGGTAGCCATAAGCCCCGATGAACCGGAACCTAAAACCACCACACGTGGCTTTTTCATAAAAATTAGCGCGACAACACGTCGCGTACAAAATGAATAACCGGGCCTAAAAAGGCCGGCGGATCGTTATAATGATAAACAAAATTGAGTATCG is from bacterium and encodes:
- the sdhB gene encoding succinate dehydrogenase iron-sulfur subunit; the protein is MPKLFIKIKRQDTPEADSYWEDFKISHKPGMSVISVLKSIEQKPLNARGEEVAPVVFSSSCHQEACGLCTMVINGRVQNACSVKVDELSQPISIEPLKKFKVERDLVVQKLSAIKPLKELKAWLAFDGTYDVGEAPIYGEEEASRSDTLSTCIRCMACLEVCPRFNERSAFVGAMAIASVSNLSQHPVGDFLKSARLEKLLDKGGLYDCDNVGNCQKACPKNIPLFDVIVELKKDASRMMG
- a CDS encoding FAD-binding protein, with the translated sequence MKKPRVVVLGSGSSGLMATIKFAESGIPVTLVSALPSYAAHSSSLCHGLALPQNPREAGDSDALFLKDIITAADGLADQNSLKNLTDWSGRIYRLLTRLGIAFSTTQENRLDFRPAEGARVYRTLYAGFHTGRRLLYALDQVVRSFEEKGLVTRRDNLEFVSLIRSAEESVCGLTVMNKLNMDLEYIKADIVVAATGGFGQIFLNNTHPQVATGLAVSVLYQQGARLANMEFVQSQMGALHTLDGSLNVAPYALSEGGRFFIETGGKRWYFLEENFPKYRNWVTSDAVHRFLFDKYRDKAKLTGEYPLVYFDLSHRPRELFEGRLKNLREQVKKFTSHDIAHSPVPVSSAVTSTLGGLETDNYHMTNISGLFACGDAGHRYKGAYQPDNMVYLTSLYSGYWAATHALLYASGLNRGADSVPESVFDDELKRQHEANRTMLDLAGQEKPRLLFEELKHWMSDQATVVKDEAGLTKAADKILELKKRFERIKLADTGRFLNEELLFARRLWGALELAQAVVAASKARKESRGCHYRTDYPLRDDALFLKASSITYNSMGPVVEFKDIDQSVITPPHRAYC